A part of Neovison vison isolate M4711 chromosome 8, ASM_NN_V1, whole genome shotgun sequence genomic DNA contains:
- the SAMD10 gene encoding sterile alpha motif domain-containing protein 10 isoform X2 encodes MFTELRTKLSPPRGRAGAVRAGFGERRDVDAAARVSFCRTLLEHTVSAESIPCHLPRTPGTSLTWHDCRSQRAAGGRPVKLLQQPGTEAPQARLYSDHYGLYHTSPSLGGLTRPVVLWSQQDVCKWLKKHCPHNYLVYVEAFSQHAITGRALLRLNGEKLQRMGLAQEAQRQEVLQQLLRLQPPSETRPSRCLRLEPQTPAL; translated from the exons ATGTTCACGGAGCTGAGGACCAAGCTGAGCCCCCCGCGAGGCCGCGCCGGGGCTGTGCGTGCCGGCTTCGGGGAGCGCCGGGATGTGGACG CCGCTGCCCGTGTGAGCTTCTGCCGAACCCTCCTGGAACACACGGTGTCTGCCGAGAGCATCCCCTGCCACCTGCCTCGGACACCAGGCACCAGCCTCACGTGGCATGATTGCCGCAGCCAGAGGGCCGCCGGTGGCCGGCCAGTCAAGCTCCTGCAGCAGCCGGGCACGGAAGCCCCCCAG GCCCGGCTGTACTCCGACCACTACGGCCTGTACCACACAAGCCCCTCCCTGGGTGGCCTGACAAGGCCTGTGGTCCTGTGGAGTCAGCAGGACGTGTGCAAGTGGCTCAAGAAGCACTGTCCCCACAACTACCTCGTCTATGTGGAGGCCTTCTCCCAGCATGCCATCACAG GCCGGGCGCTGCTGCGGCTGAACGGGGAGAAGCTGCAGCGGATGGGGCTGGCGCAGGAGGCCCAGCGGCAAGAGGTGCTGCAGCAGCTGCTGCGTCTGCAG CCTCC
- the SAMD10 gene encoding sterile alpha motif domain-containing protein 10 isoform X1, whose amino-acid sequence MFTELRTKLSPPRGRAGAVRAGFGERRDVDAAARVSFCRTLLEHTVSAESIPCHLPRTPGTSLTWHDCRSQRAAGGRPVKLLQQPGTEAPQARLYSDHYGLYHTSPSLGGLTRPVVLWSQQDVCKWLKKHCPHNYLVYVEAFSQHAITGRALLRLNGEKLQRMGLAQEAQRQEVLQQLLRLQVREEGRSLQLLSQASFGNTS is encoded by the exons ATGTTCACGGAGCTGAGGACCAAGCTGAGCCCCCCGCGAGGCCGCGCCGGGGCTGTGCGTGCCGGCTTCGGGGAGCGCCGGGATGTGGACG CCGCTGCCCGTGTGAGCTTCTGCCGAACCCTCCTGGAACACACGGTGTCTGCCGAGAGCATCCCCTGCCACCTGCCTCGGACACCAGGCACCAGCCTCACGTGGCATGATTGCCGCAGCCAGAGGGCCGCCGGTGGCCGGCCAGTCAAGCTCCTGCAGCAGCCGGGCACGGAAGCCCCCCAG GCCCGGCTGTACTCCGACCACTACGGCCTGTACCACACAAGCCCCTCCCTGGGTGGCCTGACAAGGCCTGTGGTCCTGTGGAGTCAGCAGGACGTGTGCAAGTGGCTCAAGAAGCACTGTCCCCACAACTACCTCGTCTATGTGGAGGCCTTCTCCCAGCATGCCATCACAG GCCGGGCGCTGCTGCGGCTGAACGGGGAGAAGCTGCAGCGGATGGGGCTGGCGCAGGAGGCCCAGCGGCAAGAGGTGCTGCAGCAGCTGCTGCGTCTGCAGGTGCGCGAGGAGGGGCGGAGCCTGCAGCTGCTCAGCCAAG CCTCC